One segment of Ficedula albicollis isolate OC2 chromosome 2, FicAlb1.5, whole genome shotgun sequence DNA contains the following:
- the GARS gene encoding glycine--tRNA ligase, whose translation MEDTLKRRFFYDQAFSIYGGVSGLYDFGPVGCALKNNIIQAWRHHFIQEEQILEIDCTMLTPEPVLKTSGHVDKFADFMVKDVKNGECFRADHLLKAHLQKLMSDKKCTAEKKAEMENVLTQLDNYGQQELADLFVNYNVKSPVTGNDLSPPVSFNLMFKTSIGPGGNMPGYLRPETAQGIFLNFKRLLEFNQGKLPFAAAQIGNSFRNEISPRSGLIRVREFTMAEIEHFVDPSEKNHPKFQNVADLNILLYSAKAQVSGQSAHVMRLGDAVQQGVINNSVLGYFIGRIYLFLTKVGVSPEKLRFRQHMENEMAHYACDCWDAESKTSYGWIEIVGCADRSCYDLSCHARATKVPLVAEKHLKEPRTVNIVQFEANKGAIGKAYKKDAKVVMEYLSMCDECYISEMEQLLNEKGEFTVETEGKTFLLTKDMVTVKRFQKTLHVEEIIPNVIEPSFGIGRIMYTVFEHTFRVREGDEQRTYFSFPAVVAPFKCSVLPLSQNQEFMPFVKELSEALTRTGISHKVDDAAGSIGRRYARTDEIGVAFGITIDFDTVNRSPHTATLRERDSMRQIRAEISELPAIIRDLANGYLTWADVEAKYPQFEGQETGKKDTIEE comes from the exons ATGGAAGACACTCTCAAAAGGAGATTTTTCTATGACCAAGCCTTTTCTATTTATGGAG gAGTCAGTGGTCTGTATGACTTTGGGCCTGTTGGGTGTGCTTTGAAGAACAACATCATCCAAGCATGGAGACATCACTTCATTCAGGAAGAGCAAATTCTGGAGATTGACTGCACCATGCTCACGCCTGAGCCAGTTCTGAA GACTTCTGGCCATGTAGACAAGTTTGCTGACTTCATGGTGAAAGATGTGAAAAATGGGGAATGTTTTCGTGCTGATCATCTCTTAAAAG CTCACCTGCAGAAACTGATGTCTGACAAGAAGTGCACGgcagagaaaaaggcagaaatggaaaatgttctAACACAG TTGGACAATTATGGCCAGCAAGAGCTTGCAGATCTCTTTGTGAACTACAATGTGAAGTCCCCTGTCACTGGGAATGACCTGTCCCCTCCTGTTTCTTTCAATCTGATGTTCAAGACCTCCATTGGGCCTGGAGGAAACATGCCTGG CTACCTGAGGCCAGAAACTGCACAGGGAATATTCCTCAACTTCAAACGTCTGCTGGAGTTTAACCAAGGCAAATTGCcttttgctgctgcccagaTTGGAAATTCCTTCAGGAATGAAATCTCACCCCGCTCCGGCCTTATCAGAGTGAG GGAATTCACCATGGCAGAAATTGAGCACTTTGTGGACCCCAGTGAGAAGAACCACCCCAAGTTTCAGAACGTGGCAGATCTCAACATCCTCCTGTACTCGGCCAAGGCCCAGGTCAGCGGGCAGTCTGCGCACGTCATGCGGCTGGGGGACGCTGTCCAGCAG ggtgtgatcAATAACTCAGTTCTGGGTTACTTCATCGGCAGAATCTACCTCTTCCTCACAAAGGTCGGCGTGTCCCCGGAGAAGCTGCGCTTCCGGCAGCACATGGAGAATGAGATGGCTCATTATGCCTGTGACTGCTGGGATGCAGAGTCCAAAACCTCCTAT ggTTGGATTGAGATCGTTGGCTGTGCTGATCGTTCCTGCTATGACCTTTCCTGCCATGCCCGTGCCACCAAAGTTCCTCTCGTAGCTGAGAAGCATCTCAAAGAACCT AGAACAGTCAACATTGTTCAGTTTGAGGCAAATAAGGGAGCCATTGGCAAAGCTTACAAGAAGGATGCCAAGGTGGTGATGGAATACCTTTCCATGTGTGACGAGTGCTACATCAGCgagatggagcagctgctcaaCGAGAAAGG gGAATTCACTGTTGAAACTGAAGGGAAAACTTTTCTATTAACAAAGGACATGGTTACTGTGAAGagatttcagaaaacattaCATG TGGAAGAAATCATCCCAAATGTCATTGAGCCCTCGTTTGGCATTGGGAGGATCATGTACACAGTGTTTGAGCACACATTCCGTGTCCGGGAAGGAGACGAGCAGAGAACG tacTTCAGCTTCCCAGCTGTTGTGGCACCGTTCAAGTGCTCTGTTCTTCCTCTGAGCCAGAATCAGGAATTCATGCCTTTTGTCAAGGAATTAT CCGAGGCACTGACCAGGACCGGCATCTCCCACAAGGTGGACGACGCAGCGGGCTCCATCGGCCGGCGCTACGCGCGCACCGACGAGATCGGCGTGGCCTTCGGCATCACCATCGACTTCGACACGGTGAACCGCAGCCCGCACACGGCCACGCTGCGCGAGCGCGACTCCATGCGCCAGATCCGCGCCGAG ATCTCTGAACTTCCTGCCATCATCCGAGACCTGGCCAACGGTTATCTCACCTGGGCTGATGTTGAGGCAAAGTATCCACAATTTGAGGGACAAGAGACTGGCAAAAAGGACACAATAGAGGAATAA